The region ACCCTTTGCGTAGCGGCAAGAATTCCAGAAAACCTGCCTCGGTGCTCTGAAATGCAAACGCATCCTGACAATCAGGGTGCGTTTTCTAATGCGCGCTGACGAACGTGCTTAGTTCTCGCTGAAAGAGATCGATGCCGCGGATGCTTCGCGACCTACGGGATCTCGCATGAACTGTTGGTAGCATTCGCGACAAAGACGAAAGTCGCGGGGCGACTGATCTTCGTGTAGCGTCGGGTCTTCGATCGGATAAACCTGTTCGAGCGTATCGGCGAGCACCGACAGGTTGTCTCGGTCGGTATCGTCGTAGTCGACTTCATCGAAGTAAGGCTCAATCTCGAGAAACGCAGTGACACGAACTACAAAGCACGGATCACTGCTTTTGTCAAAAACTTGCTGGCAGCACTGGCAAGTAAATTGACTCATCAGATAGGTCCTTCCTTTTTCACTGGATAAGGCCGCAACGGTCGCGGCGAGTAAGCAGTTTTTCATCCTAACCTTGGCCAACAATGCGAAGCAATACGAGTCTGGCGAATAAACCACAAGACATGATGTCTCGCGAAAATAAGACCTAATTCGGCTTGACTTCTTTGCGCCGCGAGACTTATGCGCTCACGCCCAGTCGCGGACCGCATTTCCAGAAGGGATGCCAAGAAACGAAAGAAGCCACAACGCTCGGTCGTGGCTTCTTTCGTATAGTGCAAGTGGCCCGAGTGGCGATTAGTCTTCCGCCAGCGGCTCTTTCTTTTCGGTGATCGATTCACACTGCGGTGCCATTTCGGCATTCAATTCGACGAAGCCGTTCCATTCTTCCGGAACGTTGTCTTCGTGGAAGATCGCCTCGACAGGGCATTCCGGAACACACGCTTCGCAGTCGATGCATTCTTCAGGATGGATGTAGAGAATCTTGTCCCCTTCGTAGAAACACTCGACGGGGCACACCACAACGCAGTCCGTATACTTGCAGTTGAAGCACGGTTCGCAGACGACGTGAGTCATCCTATCTATCTCCTAGCCAGTAAAGGCAGTGTTGAAAACTCAATTCTCGTTTCGGGTCGACACGCACTTGGTCTTGCCCCGGATCGCAAGTCACGACTATGAATGGAAGCGTGAATCCGACCGTCCTTTCGTTTTTTATTCCTGTCTCAATAAGGTGTCAAGGCAGCTAGGGCTCATTTGCCCTGATATCGGAACCTAAAACCTGTATTGAGCTTAAGTCTCAAGTTGTTTAGTTT is a window of Bremerella sp. TYQ1 DNA encoding:
- a CDS encoding ferredoxin family protein — protein: MTHVVCEPCFNCKYTDCVVVCPVECFYEGDKILYIHPEECIDCEACVPECPVEAIFHEDNVPEEWNGFVELNAEMAPQCESITEKKEPLAED